Proteins encoded by one window of Desulfatiglans sp.:
- a CDS encoding lysophospholipid acyltransferase family protein codes for FHLISRIFPLRIWLFFGRLFGLIFYLIDPHHRRISLINLKFAYGKEKNEKELKAIARSNFMHYGMMGFEWIHMMRLTRKGMDKLKTRIHVEGEEHLIAARKKNPSVIILSAHFGNWEYAHLYFADTFNRLNFIVRMIDNPIIEKERVFNNENFGVGILYKENGLRPAIKKLKSGEDLVIFSDRKANLREGIPCHFFNQKASTIPLIYSLASKYHIPVVPMFMYRTKDVTKHRLVFFPELNIEGLDMTQATQLQNDTIEKAIREQPELWLWIHRKWKCYHEEIYK; via the coding sequence CATTTCATCTTATATCAAGGATATTCCCCTTAAGGATATGGCTCTTCTTTGGTCGACTTTTTGGCCTCATCTTTTATCTGATTGACCCTCATCATAGAAGAATCTCTTTGATAAACCTAAAATTTGCGTATGGCAAAGAAAAGAATGAAAAGGAGTTAAAGGCTATTGCCAGATCAAACTTTATGCACTATGGCATGATGGGATTTGAATGGATACACATGATGCGGTTAACAAGAAAGGGCATGGATAAATTAAAGACCCGTATTCATGTTGAAGGCGAAGAGCATCTGATCGCAGCCAGAAAAAAGAACCCCTCAGTTATCATATTAAGCGCCCATTTTGGGAACTGGGAATATGCCCACCTCTATTTCGCTGACACCTTTAACAGGCTTAATTTTATTGTCAGAATGATTGATAACCCTATTATTGAGAAGGAGAGGGTTTTCAATAATGAAAATTTTGGTGTAGGCATACTCTATAAGGAAAACGGGCTCAGACCGGCCATTAAAAAACTTAAGAGTGGCGAGGATCTTGTTATCTTTTCAGACAGGAAGGCTAACCTTCGCGAAGGGATACCCTGCCACTTTTTCAATCAGAAGGCATCAACCATTCCGCTTATATATAGCCTTGCAAGCAAATATCATATCCCTGTTGTTCCCATGTTTATGTACCGCACAAAGGATGTAACAAAACACCGACTCGTCTTCTTCCCTGAGTTAAACATTGAAGGGCTTGATATGACCCAGGCCACACAGCTTCAGAATGATACCATTGAAAAGGCAATCAGGGAGCAGCCTGAACTATGGCTGTGGATTCACAGGA